The following coding sequences lie in one Drosophila sulfurigaster albostrigata strain 15112-1811.04 chromosome 2R, ASM2355843v2, whole genome shotgun sequence genomic window:
- the LOC133836533 gene encoding platelet binding protein GspB isoform X16 — MAPALTAEPLSSKEKLTSTASPATGTRQSVRKLESPSGGGGSGSATSDTTKKPTVAGATTPGSGSTTTRVTRSKDAAKRTVSPSVQTTVATTNNHNNKRKSNNNNNLHNNNNSRSYSEVLPASNDQMGLSAATTHTSSSSNDGSAAAATNSSSSGGGNVASDATVVAAEHNNNCKELLANLTSDFEEAISAEICLRKTLPEVSLSKEQPATTAAVTASDSMSVSMAAEETQAQSSSGTVAAAAPVTEASTLPPPSPSTSTNQTPTADATVAEAPQQQVAFDSVDNTSLRLEDAADAPDNIEARLSQLDGSPIVDITASSLEASVALPPQQQLQQEPVQQESVQQESLQQQPLQQQTVQQPPLQQPDLLASPQHSVARQTGALLTPQSTSSSINFLKDGAAGAVLEDQDIEEVLKALKTLDGTHVNPDTICDFNFFNEVCFLNNEEEAAAAAAAVAGVATAAASGVVGGDCNLPVPSMEVEEKPSCSNSGNINASLKRPWQESHAELEEQQHVLERKMDFMLRRIRKFQTRQMCHHASAEVAGILEWSARSSHKAAPSAPVRSAKLTEQEDTVLSIVSGRPGVSFWEDLIKHPLPASQMSNVMRHIETAARKQQICHTIGGGSASLASSSSWYSNAAQPGKRSRKLQQANDAIVSSSSSGAVGGAVNADGIVMPRADEIVPNFDNYVTSELTHVAGLLYTEMREVQHAIDSDATESSSGGESADEMVNYNNTQQLSLPISRRAVWRYTRDRAAIALRWTWLCAQVADLEMKIRQHNDVYNDLYRSKGDVLLESTSAPKNGFEELQSTTEDLAEQSATEQQPDWLCSRTRPLMLSEFRKRKLFQTINMHTISKKAARPSNIKCGCQWPQVPCTLCTGRPDPTAPRDLPETLMPQNRVALLDASYHPVLSFPDDVCQSVHLEAISRQPDWQYRVMRSQAKAVVKSMMKAEREALALSGGGGGAAGSGRRTGDATVKRRYVRRKERNNNNNSSRNNTNNSNNNNNNSNINNNNNSSSSSKETATTTTTAAAAIAQQSGGGGSIVGLDSGNGTGTATTSSSSTPTTTPLVANTAAAANKRQHRQLARTSGNGSLNSPLPDPKQQQQNHQYNNQQQQHNPSLISSGNGAKKSRKSVSKRQQQRQRQQQQSANNINNRHNNCSGDDSHWDQQQHSRRNSAEIHGHRNERTSERRRLVYDIDNIVIPYSMAAQTRVEILPYKEIPTPKWRIVDKYNKSNQQNAAGETLSNGCIEGQKEQTKTLPETSTESATSIINSPAATTTTTSSTISPTTSASTTTSSDTKEQNEAIDKAVAVKVNGLKQASKKNSLTSTSEKPLEQPLSNGLVNGNASKPTEDAMLKPATPVNGKIKKHGHKSSKKDTKEPPSKRPKLQLKEKNKTEAVAKLPSAAAATNANDEEEIEDTSDDAYIVRHQLAMLEEKRLYEAYLNFPGNSRSRANRRADSRAESSGANTPDPASPAASLLAGVSAAAGADNESVPSPLAQTMLYNPLDSLNADGQTGTGTKLTKRQERRRTTSHKLKEPDRRSATPDTREASTTLPPPFEPLVFPLSEETYQRLLTELRAEPKEQKLSTSFSTTTTSKRAKSKSVSSNGGDGNSSTASGSRRSSKAKASKLSKTTTRSLMTQRLNGVKNAKRQNAARLNGGKEQLQQHGEYDDARDDFDPEDDDEEEEEEDELLLEEDDDYHYLAPPPEDEPLPKSVNDDSNLYDASIDAYLGEHDVLDDELADDPFMDDDPNDPEWKRSIGARHERMRKRV, encoded by the exons ATGGCACCAGCGTTAACCGCGGAGCCACTGAGTAGCAAGGAGAAATTAACCAGCACCGCCTCCCCCGCAACAGGGACACGACAGTCTGTGCGCAAACTGGAGTCGCCTagcggtggcggcggcagTGGCAGTGCCACAAGCGATACTACAAAGAAGCCAACTGTTGCAGGAGCAACAACACCTGGATCTGGATCGACGACAACGCGTGTTACACGCTCCAAGGACGCAGCAAAGCGCACTGTGTCGCCGTCCGTGCAaacaacagtggcaacaaccaataatcataataataaacgtaaatccaacaataacaacaacctacacaacaataacaacagcaggagCTACAGCGAAGTCCTCCCAGCGAGTAATGATCAAATGGGCCTAAGCGCCGCAACAACACacacgagcagcagcagcaacgacggcagcgcagcagcagctaccaacagcagcagcagcggcggcggcaacgtTGCCAGCGACGCCACTGTAGTTGCAGccgagcacaacaacaactgcaaggAGCTGCTGGCAAATTTGACGAGCGACTTTGAGGAAGCAATCTCAGCAGAGATTTGTCTACGCAAAACGCTGCCAGAGGTTAGTCTAAGCAAGGAGCAACCTGCCACAACAGCTGCAGTCACAGCATCAGACTCCATGTCCGTGTCCATGGCAGCTGAGGAAACTCAAGCCCAGTCATCGAGTGGcacagtggcagcagcagctccagtaACAGAAGCGTCAACACTACCTCCTCCATCACCATCAACATCCACAAATCAAACTCCAACAGCAGATGCAACAGTTGCCGAGGCGCCACAGCAGCAAGTAGCATTCGATTCCGTAGATAACACATCGTTGCGACTGGAAGATGCTGCCGATGCTCCCGACAACATTGAGG CTCGCCTGAGTCAATTGGATGGATCGCCAATTGTGGACATAACCGCTTCATCGTTGGAAGCCAGCGTAGCATTGCcaccgcaacagcaactgcagcaggaGCCAGTGCAGCAGGAGTCAGTGCAACAGGAGtcactgcaacagcagccactgcaacagcaaacagtcCAACAGCCACCACTACAGCAGCCTGATCTACTCGCCTCACCACAACATTCAGTTGCCCGCCAGACTGGCGCCTTATTGACGCCGCAGAGCACTTCCAGTTCAATAAATTTCCTTAAGGATGGCGCCGCTGGCGCTGTGCTCGAGGATCAGGATATCGAGGAGGTGCTGAAGGCGCTCAAAACCCTCGACGGCACACATGTGAATCCGGATACAATCTGTGATTTTAACTTCTTCAATGAAGTGTGTTTCCTCAACAACGAAGAggaggcggcggcagcagctgcggctgttgctggcgttgcgacagcagcagcgtctgGCGTAGTGGGAGGAGACTGCAACCTGCCTGTGCCCAGCATGGAGGTGGAGGAGAAGCCCAGTTGCAGTAACAGCGGCAACATAAATGCGTCACTCAAGCGACCCTGGCAAGAGAGTCATGCCGAGCTTGAAGAGCAACAGCATGTGTTGGAACGTAAAATGGACTTCATGCTGCGACGCATTCGCAAGTTTCAAACGCGCCAGATGTGCCATCATGCCAGCGCCGAGGTCGCTGGGATTCTGGAGTGGTCGGCGCGTAGTTCGCATAAAGCGGCGCCATCGGCACCGGTGCGAAGTGCTAAGCTAACCGAACAGGAGGACACTGTGCTGTCGATAGTATCGGGAAGGCCGGGCGTTAGTTTCTGGGAAGATCTAATCAAGCATCCGCTGCCTGCCAGCCAGATGAGCAATGTTATGCGACACATTGAGACGGCAGCGCGTAAGCAACAAATCTGTCATACAATTGGCGGCGGCTCAGCGTCGTTGGCATCCTCCTCATCCTGGTACAGCAATGCCGCACAGCCGGGCAAGCGTTCGCGTAAATTGCAGCAGGCGAACGATGCCAttgtcagcagcagctcttCGGGAGCAGTCGGAGGAGCAGTTAATGCCGACGGAATTGTGATGCCACGTGCCGATGAAATCGTGCCCAACTTTGATAACTATGTGACCAGTGAGCTGACCCATGTGGCGGGCCTTTTGTACACAGAAATGCGTGAGGTGCAGCATGCCATCGACTCAGATGCGACCGAGTCGAGCTCTGGTGGCGAATCCGCCGATGAGATGGTCAATTACAATAATACCCAGCAATTGTCCTTACCAAT ATCACGACGAGCAGTCTGGCGCTACACAAGGGATCGTGCTGCTATTGCGCTGCGCTGGACCTGGCTGTGCGCCCAAGTTGCCGATCTGGAGATGAAGATACGCCAGCACAACGATGTGTACAACGATCTGTATCGCTCCAAGGGCGATGTGCTGCTCGAGTCAACGTCAGCGCCCAAAAATGGATTTGAGGAGCTGCAATCGACGACGGAGGATTTAGCCGAGCAGTCAGCGACGGAACAGCAGCCAGATTGGCTTTGCAGTCGCACGCGTCCATTGATGTTGTCAGAGTTTCGCAAACGGAAGCTCTTCCAGACCATCAACATGCACACAATATCAAAGAAGGCCGCACGCCCCAGCAACATCAAATGTGGCTGCCAATGGCCGCAAGTGCCGTGCACTTTGTGCACTGGTCGACCGGATCCGACGGCACCGCGAGATCTGCCCGAAACGCTAATGCCCCAGAATCGTGTGGCGCTGCTTGATGCCAGCTATCATCCAGTGCTAAGCTTTCCCGATG ATGTGTGTCAGTCCGTGCATCTGGAGGCGATTAGTCGACAGCCGGATTGGCAGTATCGTGTGATGCGCAGCCAGGCCAAGGCCGTGGTGAAGAGTATGATGAAGGCGGAACGTGAGGCGCTCGCTCTgagcggcggcggtggcggagcTGCTGGCTCTGGACGACGAACGGGCGATGCAACAGTCAAGCGTCGTTATGTGCGACGCAAGGAgcgcaataataataacaatagcagCCGAAACAACACCAATaacagtaataacaacaacaacaacagcaacatcaataataataacaacagcagcagcagcagtaaagaaacagcaacaacaacgacaacagcagcagctgcaatagCACAACAaagtggaggaggaggaagcaTCGTGGGATTGGATAGTGGAAACGGTACTGGTACTGCaactacttcttcttcttctacgcCTACTACAACGCCACTTGTGGCCAACA cagcagcagcagcgaacaAAAGGCAGCATCGTCAGTTGGCCAGGACAAGTGGGAACGGCAGCTTAAATTCGCCGTTGCCTGatccaaagcagcagcagcaaaatcaTCAAtacaacaaccagcaacagcaacacaatcCCTCACTGATCTCCAGCGGCAATGGCGCTAAAAAGTCGCGTAAATCTGTCTCaaagcggcaacagcagcggcagcggcagcaacaacaatcagcaaataacattaacaacagacacaacaactgcagcggTGATGATTCCCATTGggatcagcagcaacatagTCGCCGTAATTCCGCCGAAATTCACGGCCATCGCAATGAACG CACTTCAGAGAGACGTCGTCTCGTCTATGATATTGACAACATCGTGATACCATATAGCATGGCCGCCCAGACGCGTGTGGAGATCCTGCCCTACAAGGAGATACCCACACCAAA GTGGCGCATTGTGgataaatataataagagTAATCAACAAAACGCCGCCGGTGAGACACTTAGCAATGGTTGTATCGAAGGGCAAAAAGAGCAAACGAAAACATTGCCGGAAACATCAACTGAATCAGCAACATCCATAATCAATTCACctgcagctacaacaacaacaacttcatcAACAATCTCACCCACAACATcagcatcgacaacaacaagctcgGATACAAAGGAGCAGAATGAAGCTATTGACAAAGCAGTTGCCGTCAAAGTAAATGGCTTGAAACAGGCGAGCAAGAAGAATTCGCTAACATCAACCAGTGAGAAGCCATTGGAGCAACCACTAAGCAATGGTCTGGTCAATGGCAATGCTTCAAAGCCAACAGAGGATGCAATGCTGAAGCCAGCCACGCCAGTCAAtggcaaaatcaaaaaacatgGACACAAGTCATCAAAAAAGGATACAAAAGAGCCACCGAGCAAGCGTCCTAAGCTGCAGTTAAaggagaaaaacaaaacagaggCGGTGGCAAAGTTGCCATCAGCAGCCGCCGCCACAAACGCTAATGATGAGGAGGAGATCGAAGACACTTCAGATGATGCGTACATTGTGCGTCATCAGCTTGCGATGCTCGAGGAGAAACGTCTCTACGAGGCCTACCTCAATTTCCCTGGCAACAGTCGCTCGCGTGCCAATCGTCGGGccgacagtcgagccgaatcGAGTGGCGCCAACACACCAGATCCAGCATCACCGGCCGCTTCATTGCTGGCTggtgtttctgctgctgctggtgctgatAACGAGAGTGTTCCCTCGCCGTTGGCACAAACGATGCTATACAATCCGCTCGATTCGCTCAATGCTGATGGACAAACGGGTACGGGAACAAAGCTAACGAAACGTCAAGAACGCCGTCGCACCACATCCCATAAGCTAAAGGAACCAGATCGACGCAGCGCCACACCAGATACTAGAGAGGCAAGTACCACTTT GCCGCCACCGTTTGAGCCACTTGTATTTCCACTATCGGAGGAGACTTATCAGCGCCTACTAACTGAGTTGCGAGCAGAGCCAAAGGAACAAAAGTTGTCGACATCTTTCAGCACCACAACAACTTCAAAGCGTGCAAAAAGCAAGTCGGTGTCTTCAAATGGCGGAGATGGCAACTCATCGACAGCATCCGGCAGTCGACGCAGTAGTAAGGCCAAGGCCAGCAAGTTGTCCAAGACAACGACAAGGTCTCTGATGACACAGCGTCTGAATGGtgtgaaaaatgcaaaacgccAGAATGCGGCACGTTTGAATGGAGGCAAggaacagctgcagcaacatgGTGAATATGACGACGCCAGGGATGATTTTGATCCAgaggatgacgatgaagaggaagaggaggaagatGAGCTGTTGCTCGAGGAGGATGATGATTACCATTATCTGGCGCCGCCGCCAGAAGATGAACCATTACCGAAAAGCGTTAATGATGACAGCAATCTGTATGATGCGAGCATCGATGCCTATCTCGGCGAACACGATGTGCTCGACGATGAGTTGGCCGATGATCCGTTTATGGATGATGATCCCAATGATCCGGAATGGAAGCGCAGCATTGGTGCGAGGCACGAGCGTATGCGCAAGCGAGTGTGA
- the LOC133836533 gene encoding platelet binding protein GspB isoform X3, producing the protein MAPALTAEPLSSKEKLTSTASPATGTRQSVRKLESPSGGGGSGSATSDTTKKPTVAGATTPGSGSTTTRVTRSKDAAKRTVSPSVQTTVATTNNHNNKRKSNNNNNLHNNNNSRSYSEVLPASNDQMGLSAATTHTSSSSNDGSAAAATNSSSSGGGNVASDATVVAAEHNNNCKELLANLTSDFEEAISAEICLRKTLPEVSLSKEQPATTAAVTASDSMSVSMAAEETQAQSSSGTVAAAAPVTEASTLPPPSPSTSTNQTPTADATVAEAPQQQVAFDSVDNTSLRLEDAADAPDNIEARLSQLDGSPIVDITASSLEASVALPPQQQLQQEPVQQESVQQESLQQQPLQQQTVQQPPLQQPDLLASPQHSVARQTGALLTPQSTSSSINFLKDGAAGAVLEDQDIEEVLKALKTLDGTHVNPDTICDFNFFNEVCFLNNEEEAAAAAAAVAGVATAAASGVVGGDCNLPVPSMEVEEKPSCSNSGNINASLKRPWQESHAELEEQQHVLERKMDFMLRRIRKFQTRQMCHHASAEVAGILEWSARSSHKAAPSAPVRSAKLTEQEDTVLSIVSGRPGVSFWEDLIKHPLPASQMSNVMRHIETAARKQQICHTIGGGSASLASSSSWYSNAAQPGKRSRKLQQANDAIVSSSSSGAVGGAVNADGIVMPRADEIVPNFDNYVTSELTHVAGLLYTEMREVQHAIDSDATESSSGGESADEMVNYNNTQQLSLPISRRAVWRYTRDRAAIALRWTWLCAQVADLEMKIRQHNDVYNDLYRSKGDVLLESTSAPKNGFEELQSTTEDLAEQSATEQQPDWLCSRTRPLMLSEFRKRKLFQTINMHTISKKAARPSNIKCGCQWPQVPCTLCTGRPDPTAPRDLPETLMPQNRVALLDASYHPVLSFPDDVCQSVHLEAISRQPDWQYRVMRSQAKAVVKSMMKAEREALALSGGGGGAAGSGRRTGDATVKRRYVRRKERNNNNNSSRNNTNNSNNNNNNSNINNNNNSSSSSKETATTTTTAAAAIAQQSGGGGSIVGLDSGNGTGTATTSSSSTPTTTPLVANTAANKRQHRQLARTSGNGSLNSPLPDPKQQQQNHQYNNQQQQHNPSLISSGNGAKKSRKSVSKRQQQRQRQQQQSANNINNRHNNCSGDDSHWDQQQHSRRNSAEIHGHRNERTSERRRLVYDIDNIVIPYSMAAQTRVEILPYKEIPTPKWRIVDKYNKSNQQNAAGETLSNGCIEGQKEQTKTLPETSTESATSIINSPAATTTTTSSTISPTTSASTTTSSDTKEQNEAIDKAVAVKVNGLKQASKKNSLTSTSEKPLEQPLSNGLVNGNASKPTEDAMLKPATPVNGKIKKHGHKSSKKDTKEPPSKRPKLQLKEKNKTEAVAKLPSAAAATNANDEEEIEDTSDDAYIVRHQLAMLEEKRLYEAYLNFPGNSRSRANRRADSRAESSGANTPDPASPAASLLAGVSAAAGADNESVPSPLAQTMLYNPLDSLNADGQTGTGTKLTKRQERRRTTSHKLKEPDRRSATPDTREASTTLN; encoded by the exons ATGGCACCAGCGTTAACCGCGGAGCCACTGAGTAGCAAGGAGAAATTAACCAGCACCGCCTCCCCCGCAACAGGGACACGACAGTCTGTGCGCAAACTGGAGTCGCCTagcggtggcggcggcagTGGCAGTGCCACAAGCGATACTACAAAGAAGCCAACTGTTGCAGGAGCAACAACACCTGGATCTGGATCGACGACAACGCGTGTTACACGCTCCAAGGACGCAGCAAAGCGCACTGTGTCGCCGTCCGTGCAaacaacagtggcaacaaccaataatcataataataaacgtaaatccaacaataacaacaacctacacaacaataacaacagcaggagCTACAGCGAAGTCCTCCCAGCGAGTAATGATCAAATGGGCCTAAGCGCCGCAACAACACacacgagcagcagcagcaacgacggcagcgcagcagcagctaccaacagcagcagcagcggcggcggcaacgtTGCCAGCGACGCCACTGTAGTTGCAGccgagcacaacaacaactgcaaggAGCTGCTGGCAAATTTGACGAGCGACTTTGAGGAAGCAATCTCAGCAGAGATTTGTCTACGCAAAACGCTGCCAGAGGTTAGTCTAAGCAAGGAGCAACCTGCCACAACAGCTGCAGTCACAGCATCAGACTCCATGTCCGTGTCCATGGCAGCTGAGGAAACTCAAGCCCAGTCATCGAGTGGcacagtggcagcagcagctccagtaACAGAAGCGTCAACACTACCTCCTCCATCACCATCAACATCCACAAATCAAACTCCAACAGCAGATGCAACAGTTGCCGAGGCGCCACAGCAGCAAGTAGCATTCGATTCCGTAGATAACACATCGTTGCGACTGGAAGATGCTGCCGATGCTCCCGACAACATTGAGG CTCGCCTGAGTCAATTGGATGGATCGCCAATTGTGGACATAACCGCTTCATCGTTGGAAGCCAGCGTAGCATTGCcaccgcaacagcaactgcagcaggaGCCAGTGCAGCAGGAGTCAGTGCAACAGGAGtcactgcaacagcagccactgcaacagcaaacagtcCAACAGCCACCACTACAGCAGCCTGATCTACTCGCCTCACCACAACATTCAGTTGCCCGCCAGACTGGCGCCTTATTGACGCCGCAGAGCACTTCCAGTTCAATAAATTTCCTTAAGGATGGCGCCGCTGGCGCTGTGCTCGAGGATCAGGATATCGAGGAGGTGCTGAAGGCGCTCAAAACCCTCGACGGCACACATGTGAATCCGGATACAATCTGTGATTTTAACTTCTTCAATGAAGTGTGTTTCCTCAACAACGAAGAggaggcggcggcagcagctgcggctgttgctggcgttgcgacagcagcagcgtctgGCGTAGTGGGAGGAGACTGCAACCTGCCTGTGCCCAGCATGGAGGTGGAGGAGAAGCCCAGTTGCAGTAACAGCGGCAACATAAATGCGTCACTCAAGCGACCCTGGCAAGAGAGTCATGCCGAGCTTGAAGAGCAACAGCATGTGTTGGAACGTAAAATGGACTTCATGCTGCGACGCATTCGCAAGTTTCAAACGCGCCAGATGTGCCATCATGCCAGCGCCGAGGTCGCTGGGATTCTGGAGTGGTCGGCGCGTAGTTCGCATAAAGCGGCGCCATCGGCACCGGTGCGAAGTGCTAAGCTAACCGAACAGGAGGACACTGTGCTGTCGATAGTATCGGGAAGGCCGGGCGTTAGTTTCTGGGAAGATCTAATCAAGCATCCGCTGCCTGCCAGCCAGATGAGCAATGTTATGCGACACATTGAGACGGCAGCGCGTAAGCAACAAATCTGTCATACAATTGGCGGCGGCTCAGCGTCGTTGGCATCCTCCTCATCCTGGTACAGCAATGCCGCACAGCCGGGCAAGCGTTCGCGTAAATTGCAGCAGGCGAACGATGCCAttgtcagcagcagctcttCGGGAGCAGTCGGAGGAGCAGTTAATGCCGACGGAATTGTGATGCCACGTGCCGATGAAATCGTGCCCAACTTTGATAACTATGTGACCAGTGAGCTGACCCATGTGGCGGGCCTTTTGTACACAGAAATGCGTGAGGTGCAGCATGCCATCGACTCAGATGCGACCGAGTCGAGCTCTGGTGGCGAATCCGCCGATGAGATGGTCAATTACAATAATACCCAGCAATTGTCCTTACCAAT ATCACGACGAGCAGTCTGGCGCTACACAAGGGATCGTGCTGCTATTGCGCTGCGCTGGACCTGGCTGTGCGCCCAAGTTGCCGATCTGGAGATGAAGATACGCCAGCACAACGATGTGTACAACGATCTGTATCGCTCCAAGGGCGATGTGCTGCTCGAGTCAACGTCAGCGCCCAAAAATGGATTTGAGGAGCTGCAATCGACGACGGAGGATTTAGCCGAGCAGTCAGCGACGGAACAGCAGCCAGATTGGCTTTGCAGTCGCACGCGTCCATTGATGTTGTCAGAGTTTCGCAAACGGAAGCTCTTCCAGACCATCAACATGCACACAATATCAAAGAAGGCCGCACGCCCCAGCAACATCAAATGTGGCTGCCAATGGCCGCAAGTGCCGTGCACTTTGTGCACTGGTCGACCGGATCCGACGGCACCGCGAGATCTGCCCGAAACGCTAATGCCCCAGAATCGTGTGGCGCTGCTTGATGCCAGCTATCATCCAGTGCTAAGCTTTCCCGATG ATGTGTGTCAGTCCGTGCATCTGGAGGCGATTAGTCGACAGCCGGATTGGCAGTATCGTGTGATGCGCAGCCAGGCCAAGGCCGTGGTGAAGAGTATGATGAAGGCGGAACGTGAGGCGCTCGCTCTgagcggcggcggtggcggagcTGCTGGCTCTGGACGACGAACGGGCGATGCAACAGTCAAGCGTCGTTATGTGCGACGCAAGGAgcgcaataataataacaatagcagCCGAAACAACACCAATaacagtaataacaacaacaacaacagcaacatcaataataataacaacagcagcagcagcagtaaagaaacagcaacaacaacgacaacagcagcagctgcaatagCACAACAaagtggaggaggaggaagcaTCGTGGGATTGGATAGTGGAAACGGTACTGGTACTGCaactacttcttcttcttctacgcCTACTACAACGCCACTTGTGGCCAACA cagcagcgaacaAAAGGCAGCATCGTCAGTTGGCCAGGACAAGTGGGAACGGCAGCTTAAATTCGCCGTTGCCTGatccaaagcagcagcagcaaaatcaTCAAtacaacaaccagcaacagcaacacaatcCCTCACTGATCTCCAGCGGCAATGGCGCTAAAAAGTCGCGTAAATCTGTCTCaaagcggcaacagcagcggcagcggcagcaacaacaatcagcaaataacattaacaacagacacaacaactgcagcggTGATGATTCCCATTGggatcagcagcaacatagTCGCCGTAATTCCGCCGAAATTCACGGCCATCGCAATGAACG CACTTCAGAGAGACGTCGTCTCGTCTATGATATTGACAACATCGTGATACCATATAGCATGGCCGCCCAGACGCGTGTGGAGATCCTGCCCTACAAGGAGATACCCACACCAAA GTGGCGCATTGTGgataaatataataagagTAATCAACAAAACGCCGCCGGTGAGACACTTAGCAATGGTTGTATCGAAGGGCAAAAAGAGCAAACGAAAACATTGCCGGAAACATCAACTGAATCAGCAACATCCATAATCAATTCACctgcagctacaacaacaacaacttcatcAACAATCTCACCCACAACATcagcatcgacaacaacaagctcgGATACAAAGGAGCAGAATGAAGCTATTGACAAAGCAGTTGCCGTCAAAGTAAATGGCTTGAAACAGGCGAGCAAGAAGAATTCGCTAACATCAACCAGTGAGAAGCCATTGGAGCAACCACTAAGCAATGGTCTGGTCAATGGCAATGCTTCAAAGCCAACAGAGGATGCAATGCTGAAGCCAGCCACGCCAGTCAAtggcaaaatcaaaaaacatgGACACAAGTCATCAAAAAAGGATACAAAAGAGCCACCGAGCAAGCGTCCTAAGCTGCAGTTAAaggagaaaaacaaaacagaggCGGTGGCAAAGTTGCCATCAGCAGCCGCCGCCACAAACGCTAATGATGAGGAGGAGATCGAAGACACTTCAGATGATGCGTACATTGTGCGTCATCAGCTTGCGATGCTCGAGGAGAAACGTCTCTACGAGGCCTACCTCAATTTCCCTGGCAACAGTCGCTCGCGTGCCAATCGTCGGGccgacagtcgagccgaatcGAGTGGCGCCAACACACCAGATCCAGCATCACCGGCCGCTTCATTGCTGGCTggtgtttctgctgctgctggtgctgatAACGAGAGTGTTCCCTCGCCGTTGGCACAAACGATGCTATACAATCCGCTCGATTCGCTCAATGCTGATGGACAAACGGGTACGGGAACAAAGCTAACGAAACGTCAAGAACGCCGTCGCACCACATCCCATAAGCTAAAGGAACCAGATCGACGCAGCGCCACACCAGATACTAGAGAGGCAAGTACCACTTTGAATTGA